The Mauremys mutica isolate MM-2020 ecotype Southern chromosome 1, ASM2049712v1, whole genome shotgun sequence genome has a segment encoding these proteins:
- the LOC123374007 gene encoding olfactory receptor 51G2-like: MSAVNDTKFTPAVFLLTGIPGQEDVHLWVSVLFCFMYEISIVGNSVILFIIKTDPILHEPMYIFLSMLAVTDLGLLIASMPTIPGLFLFNSREISLDACFAHMFFIHSLQFIESSVLLLMAFVRFIAICNPLRYASILTLPRIAKMGLVFMLRAVAVIFPLPFLLKRFRFFRANVLSHSYCLHQDIMKLVCSDITVNNIYGLFITVITVGLDSLLIFLSYVMILKAVLSIMSPTKCLRALNTCVSHLCAVLLFYMPEFSLTVIQRFWKSSSPLLQVILGYIYLLVPPLMNPIVYSMKSNHLCARIIRVFVK, encoded by the coding sequence atgtcagctgtcaatgacaccaaattcaCACCTGCAGTGTTCCTTCTGactgggatacctgggcaggaagacGTCCATCTCTGGGTCTCTGTCCTCTTCTGTTTCATGTATGAAATTTCgatagtaggaaattcagtcattctgttcattataaaaacagatccaatcctccatgagcccatgtacattttcctttccatgttggccgTCACAGACCTTGGCTTATTGATAGCCAGCATGCCGACGATACCGGGCCTATTCTTATTTAACTCTAGAGAGATCAGCCTTGATGCTTGTTTTGCCCACATGTTCTTCATCCACTCTCTGCAATTCATTGAATCCTCTGTGCTCTTGTTGATGGCATTTGTCCGCTTCATCGCAATCTGTAACCCGCTGAGATATGCCTCCATCTTAACCCTGCCGAGAATAGCCAAGATGGGACTGGTGTTTATGCTAAGAGCAGTGGCAGTAATATTTCCACTCCCCTTTCTTCTGAAACGGTTCCGATTCTTTCgagccaatgtcctctcccattcctactgcctgcaccaggaCATCATGAAGCTGGTTTGTTCGGATATCACAGTCAACAACATCTATGGCTTGTTTATTACAGTCATAACGGTGGGGTTGGACTCGCTGCTCATTTTCctctcttatgtgatgatccTCAAAGCAGTGCTGAGCATCATGTCCCCCACAAAATGCCTTagggccctgaacacctgcgtctcccacctctgcgccGTCCTGCTCTTCTACATGCCAGAGTTCAGCCTGACTGTCATACAGAGATTCTGGAAGAGCTCTTCTCCCTTGCTTCAAGTTATCCTGGGCTACATCTACCTGCTGGTTCCTCCTTTAATGAATCCAATTGTGTACAGCATGAAAAGCAACCATCTTTGTGCGAGGATAATCAGGGTATTTGTCAAGTAA